In the genome of Zobellia nedashkovskayae, the window ATCACTGAACGGAAGGCCAATTTCAATCATATCTACTCCGTTTTTCTCTAACTGTTGAATGATTTCTACGGTATCAGCCAATTTTGGGTATCCTGCCGTAAAATATATGGAAAGCAATTTTCCATCTTCTTTCAGTTTTGTGTTGATTCTATTTGCCATAGTTTCAAATCTGTTTTTCCTTTTTTAATAGGATGGAGTAAGTTAGTCAACAACATATGTTATCATATTCATGAAACTTCCCCCATATATTTTATAGATTAAAATATTCAATATAATTGTTGAGGTCTTTATCACCACGACCAGATAGGTTGATGACCACAATGTCCTCAGGCTTGAATTTTCGGCACTCAAGAATTGCAAGTGCATGCGAAGATTCTATAGCAGGAATAATACCTTCCATTTTAGATAAGAGTAAACCTGCATTCATGGCATCATCATCTGTAATAGATATAAATTCACCCCTTCCAGAAGTAAATAAATTGGCATGCATAGGACCAACACCAGGATAATCCAATCCTGCAGAAATAGAATACGGCTCTGTAATTTGTCCGTCACCTGTCTGCATTAATAAGGTTTTGCTACCGTGAATGATACCCACTTTTCCTAATGCAGATGTTGCAGCACTTTCGCCAGTATCTATTCCTTTTCCAGCAGCTTCTACAGCTATAATACCAACATCAGGATTGTCTAGATAATGGTAGTAAGCTCCAGCTGCGTTACTTCCTCCGCCAACACATGCCACTACATAATCAGGGTTTTCACGACCTTCTTTTTCTTTTAACTGCCATTTGATCTCCTCGGAAATAACAGATTGAAACCGCGCCACCATATCAGGATAGGGGTGTGGACCCACAACACTACCAATAATATAATGTGTATCTACGGGGTTATTAATCCAATCGCGAATAGCCTCGTTGGTGGCATCTTTTAAAGTTCTACTACCAGAAAGTGCTGGTCTGACTTCTGCACCCAACATTTTCATACGGGCCACATTAGGGGCTTGACGTGCAATATCTATTTCGCCCATGTAAACGATGCACTCTATACCCATAAGCGCGCAAACCGTAGCGGTGGCAACCCCATGTTGTCCGGCACCGGTTTCTGCTATGATTCTATTTTTGCCCAATTTCTTGGCCATAAGAATCTGCCCGATGGTATTATTTACCTTGTGAGCTCCTGTATGACAAAGGTCTTCCCGTTTTAGGTATATTTTGGTATTGTATTTCTTTGAAAGTCTATCTGCAAAATAAAGTGGAGTAGGACGCCCCACATAATCTTTAAGTAATTGGTCAAACTCTTTTTTAAAAGAAGGTTCTTCCATGATACGGATGTAGTTCTGCCTGAGTTCTTCTGTATTCGGGTAGAGCATTTCAGGAATGAATGCGCCTCCAAACTCACCGTAATATCCTTTTTCGTCCGCTTGATACGTTTTCATAGTCATTCGTATTAGGTATTGGCATAGAACAGATGAACTACTGTTTTAAGCCAAGTTCTTTTTTAAATTCTTTTACTTTCTCAACATCTTTTAACCCAGGCTCTATTTCAAACTTACTGTTCACATCAATAGCATGACAGTATTTTGCTTCCGGTCTTTTCATAAATTCGTTCAGGGAATCAATTTCATTTAAGCCAATGCCACCGCTCAGAAAATAAGGTTTCGTAGAGGGGTAGTCCTGTAAAACGCCCCAATTAAAAGCATAACCGTTTCCCCCGGGCAATTCTCCTTTAGTATCAAAAAGATAGAAATCACATACACCTTCGTAGGGTTTCAAAAGATCAAAATCAAAATCATTTTTTATAGAGAATACTTTTATAATCTGAATCTGCTTTGCTTTTTGCTTAAGTTCGGCACAATATTCAGGAGTTTCTTTACCATGTAATTGTACTAACAAAAGATTATAGTCTTCAATTCTATTAAGAACCGTTTGAATACTAGCATCTACAAATACCCCTACCTTTTTAATGGTGTGAGGCACTGCGGCCATAGGGCCTGAAAAATGTCGTTTTGATTTATCCCAAAAAATAAAGCCTAGGTAATCGGGTTTTAAACCGGCAATTTCGGACGTATTTTTTTTCATACCACAGACTTTCAATTTCAAGGGTGCCGTTTCCACGGTAGAAGGCCGCTCTTTTTTGGTAGAATAATTATAGTCCATTTTAGCCATTACTGTTGGGTCGCAATTACGACAATTGATTTATAAATTCTTTTGCACTCGCACCAGGGTTATCGGTCTTCATAAAATTTTCACCAATTAAAAAACCTTGGTAGCCATAAGGTTTTAAATCTTTAATGGCCTCTATAGAACTGATTCCGCTTTCGGAAACCTTTACGAACTCATCTGGAATTAATCTAGAAAGCGCTTTGCTGGTTTCTAAACTAACCTCAAAAGTCTTTAGATTTCGATTATTTACACCTAACATGTCAAGGCTGGGCATAATACTTTTATGCAGTTCGGCTTCGTTGTGTACTTCTAATAATACATCTAAACCAAGACTTTTTGCAAGTTCTGAAAAGGTCTTTATTTCCTCTTTGGATAAAATAGCTGCAATCAAAAGAATAACATCTGCTCCGTGCGCTTTGGCCTCTAATATTTGAAATTCGTTAATGATAAATTCTTTTCGCAATAAAGGCATTTGCACTGCTGCGCGAGCCAATATCAAATCGTCTAAAGAACCGCCAAAATATTTCCCGTCCGTTAAAACGGACATACCACAAACTCCTGCATTTTCATATCCTGTGGCTACATCTTGAACATTCAGACCTTGATTAATTTCTGATTTTGATGGCGAACGACGCTTGTGTTCCGCAATAATGCCAGAACTACTATTGCGAAGCGCATTACTCAAAGAAACCGTGTTACGAGAGAACATTACCGAATTTTCTAATTGTGAAACCGGTATAAGAGACTTTTTTAAGTCTACTTCTTTACGTTTGTCGGCTACTATTTTATCTAGAATGTTCATATTTCTGTTCTTTGCGGCTACTTTTAATTTTTGCTCAATTCTTGCAACTTTCTTAATGCATTTAGGCCTTTACCGGCCAACAAAGATTCTTTGGCCAATTCAAAACCTTCTTTAGGGCTTAAATTCTTGACCGTTGCAATTGCAATTCCAGCATTTGCACATACTACATTGTTCTGAGCTTCTGTACCACGTCCTTGTAGTACGTTCATGAATATCTGTGCAGAATCTTCAATAGAATCGCCACCAACAATTTGGGATTGCATAATTTTCTGCACCCCAAAATCTTCAGGCTTAAGCATGCTTTCACGGGTATTGGAAATGGTTTTTGTACTTCCCGTCAACGATATTTCGTCATATCCATCCAATGCATGGAGCACCGTGAATTTTTTGTCTGTATTTTGGTAGAGGTAGCCGTACATTCTGGCCAACTCTAAATTGAATACACCCACTATTTGATTCTTTGGGAAAGCAGGGTTTACCATTGGCCCTAACATGTTGAAGAATGTTTTTACGGCCAATTCTTTTCTAATAGGACCTACATTTTTCATGGCAGGGTGAAATAAAGGAGCGTGTAGCACACAAATACCCGCTTCATCAATAGATTTTCTTAGGAAGTTGGCTTCATTACTGAATTTGATTCCTAGAAACTCCATTACATTACTACTTCCGCATTTTGAAGAAACTCCGTAATTACCATGTTTAGTAACATGTACACCGGCACCTGCCGTTACAAATGATGATAAAGTAGAGATGTTGAACGTATCTTTTCCGTCACCACCTGTTCCACAAAGGTCAATAGGGTTATATTCGGAAAGGTCAATGGCTAAACATAACTCTAAAAGTGCGTCACGAAAACCTTCTAGTTCATCTATAGTAATGCTACGCATCATATAAACCGTTAAAAATGCGGCTATCTGACTTGTATTGTAATCTCCTTTTGCAATGTTCACCAACACTTGTTTTGCTTCTTCTTTAGGAAGAATATCGTGATTGATGAGCTTATTTAATGTTTCTTTCATGGTACTGTTCTTACTACTATGAGGTGCTATTTAATATGTTTCGTGCGATTTCTTAATTTAGTTTTTTACCCAGTTGGCAAGAATTTTTTTGCCTTCAGGAGTCAAAACCGATTCCGGATGAAATTGCACTGCAGAAACATCAAAAACTTTATGGCGAAGTGACATAATCTGACCGTTTTCGTCAACAGAAGTAGCTTCTAGGCTTTCCGGTAAATTGGGGTCCACAACCCAAGAGTGGTAGCGCCCAACCAGTAATTTTTTAGGTAAACCTTCAAAATTAGCGTCGTCTTTTATTAGTGTTATTTCAGTGGCTATACCGTGATAAACGTCTTCTAGATTGATTAGAGAGCCACCAAAAACCTCGCAAATGGCCTGTTGTCCTAGACAAACTCCAAAAATACTTTTAGTAGGCGCGTATTTGGCAATGATTTCTTTTAGAAGTCCTGCTTCATCTGGAATACCGGGACCTGGCGATAGTACAATTTTATCAAAAGCATCTACCTCTTCTAAAGTTAGTTGATCGTTACGTTTTACAGTAACCTGACAATCTAAGTCCTCTAAATAATGAACTAAATTGTAAGTGAAACTATCGTAGTTGTCTATTACTAAAATCTTTTTCATCGTTATATAGTTTCAGCTATTTTCAAAGCTTTGGTAAGTGCGCCCAATTTGTTATAAGTTTCTTGCAGTTCATCTTCAGGGTTTGAGGCAGCGACAATACCTGCACCTGCTTGGTAATGCAACTGGTGATTTTTACTTAAAAATGTACGAATCATAATGGCGTGATTAAAATTGCCATCAAAATCCATAAAACCAATGGCGCCGCCATAATAACCGCGACTGGTTTTCTCGTATTTTTCAATAAGCTGCATGGCCATGTGTTTTGGTGCACCGCTCAAAGTACCTGCTGGGAAAGTATCTGCCACTACTTTCATGGTAGGGATATCTTTCTTCTTTTTCCCCATTACTTTTGATACCAAATGAATAACATGAGAGAAGAACTGTACCTCTCTGTAATTGGTAACCTCTACCATACTTCCGTTTCGGCTCAAATCGTTTCGGGCCAAATCAACTAACATTACATGTTCACTATTCTCTTTATCATCTTCCGTAAGTTCTTTTGCTAAGATGGCGTCTTGTTCATCGTTTCCGGTACGTTTAAAAGTTCCCGCAATAGGATGAATTTCGGCATTACCGTCTTTTACAATAAGTTGAGCTTCAGGAGAACTTCCAAATATTTTAAAATCGCCATAATCAAAGTAAAACAAATATGGGGATGGGTTTACAGAACGTAGCGCTCGGTACACATTAAATTCATCTCCTTTAAAACCTTGAGAGAAACGGCGAGACAATACTAGTTGAAAAACATCACCGCGTTGGCAATGCTTTTTAGCTAACCGTACATGCTCTCTATATTCTTCATCCTCTAAATTAGAAGTGGCCTCGCCATCTAAAGTAAATTTATAGGAAGCAAAAGTGCGTACATCTAAAATATGAGCAATTTCGGTTGTGTTTTCTTCTGTGTTGAAGCAATGTGCAAAAATATAAGCTTCATTTTTCTGGTGATCTATTGCGATGATATTTTGGTAAACCGCATAATAGATATCAGGAATGGAAACGGAATTGTCTTTTTTGCTAATTTTAACGTCTTCATAGTAACGCACGGCATCGTAGGCCATGTATCCAAAAATACCGTTGTTTATGAATTTGAAATCACTTTCCTCAGCTTCAAATTTTTTGCTAAAATCATGAAGAACTTTTACTACGTCTGTGTCCTTAGTAATTTCTGTTTCATTGGAAGTTTGGTCAGGAAAGTGCTCAACAATAGTTTCGTTCTCAATTTTTATAGAAGCAATGGGGTTGCAGCAGATGTAAGAAAAACTATTGTCCGCCGCGTGGTAGTCACTACTTTCTAACAAAATACTATTCGGAAAACGATCTCTAATTTTGAGATAAACGCTTACCGGCGTGATTGTATCTGCAAGAATTTTTTTGTGAAAAGATTTTAATTTGTACTTCATGTTGATAGTATTCAAATGCAAAAGGCTTGTCGTGATGACAAGCCTTTATATAGTTTTACTACAATGATGCTAGCTCACGATATCTGTCGAGAGTTGTTCCACCACCAAGTATTTGAGTTATTTCTGTTCATTGGTCCAAATATAGAAATCATTTTTAAAACCACAAACCGATTGTTTGAAAAAATAAAGCCCTGCAATCACAATGAAAGCAGGGCTTAAATTTTTTATTGTAAAAATAATTTAGAATTCTAAATCAACAACAAGGTCAAACTCGTCATAAATAGCCTTGTCACCTAAGTTTTCAAAGAAACTACCTGAACCATATTTAATGTCATAAGCAGTTCTGTCTACTTTTACAGAAGCAGTTGCTTTGCTACCATAAACAGATACGTCAAAAGTTATGGGTTTTGTAATACCTTTAATAGTTAGGTCTCCCGTAACTTCGTATGCGTTTTTGCCAGTGGCTTCAACACCAGTGAAAACCAATGTGGCTTCTGTATTTTTCTCAGTAGAAAAGAAATCTTCGGATTTTAAATGTCCTTCTAGTTTCCCTTTTGACTCACCTTCAAGATCAGTAGTGACAAGAGTAGTCATATCTACCACAAATTCACCACCGGTAAGTTTGTCGCCGTCAAAAGCCAAGGAACCTGATTTTAAATTTACAGTACCAGTATGAGAACCAGTCACTTTATATGCTTTCCAAGTAACTGTACTTGTTTCTGTTTTTACTTCTTTTTTCTCTTCTGCCACAGGCTCTGTTGCTGTTGCAACTCCAAATACTAGGGCTAGTGCTAAACTAAATACTCCTTTTTTCATAATCGATGTTTAAAATTTAATTAATAATTAGTGTTTCTATTCAAATTTATTGAACAATATGTTCAGTTGCTCCATTTCCTTGTCCGATAGATTTTGAAGCACATTATCTTCAGCTTCGGACATTGAGGTATCCATTTTTTTCAAAATAAGAAGTCCCTCTTCTGTTATACGTATTTCAACCTTTCGTCGGTTCGATGGGCAAACCTTTCTTTCTACATACCCTTTTAATAAAAGTTTATCTACTAAACGGGTAGTATTACTCATTTTGGTGACCATACGCTCATTAAGAGTGGCCAAACTTGCTGGTTTTTCATTTTGGCCCCTTAAAATGCGCAGTACATTAAACTGTTGTAATGATACGCCGTAAGGTTTTAGAGCAGCGCTTAAAGCCTCTGTAATTGTATTATTGACCAATAAAAAGTGAATCAGCGTTCGGCTTTTTAGAGGAATTTCTTTTTCTGTCTTTATAATATCTTCAACATTCATGTCAATACAACTATTGTATATACAAATGTATATTTAATGTTTGATGTGATGAAATTTGCGACAGGTAATTTTTTGTTAAATATTTAGGAAATGCCTTTGCGTCAAAAACCGTAATTTTGAGTTTTAATTGATATTCGCGGTAGCGATAAAAAATAACGTTATGAATTTATCACAAGAAGAGTGGGAAGAGCAATTGGCAAAAGATGACAATGCGCTTATCTTAGATGTTAGAACTCCACAAGAAATAGAAGAAGGTTATATTCCTAATTCTACTAATATAGATTTTTATTTGGGACAAGATTTCTTGAACGAAATAGAAAAGCTTGATAAGAGTAAGAACTACTATGTGTATTGCCGTAGTGGTAACCGAAGCGGTCAGGCCTGTGCCATTATGAATAGTGTAGGTATTGAGAATACCTATAACTTGGAAGGTGGTTTCATGAATTGGGACGGAGCAATAGAAGGAGAGTAGTTAATTTTATATTACGTTCATCTAAGTAAGTTTCAAAAACTAGAGAAAATAGAGTCCTCAATAGGTGTCTTGTAAAGGTGTCTTTGGGGATTTGTTGTTTCTTGTAATTTAGTTTTTACAAATATTGTATCTACATTGTGCAAACGAAAGATAAACAGTGTGCCATGCGTGAAGACCTTCTTCATTTTATTTGGAAGTATAAAAAATTACAGCTTACCGACTTGGAAACCACCCAAGGAGAACGTGTGTCTCTTTTAGATTTTGGTACGCACAACTTGTTGGCAGGCCCTGATTTCTTTAATGCTAAAATAAATATTGATGATCAGGTTTGGGCAGGTAATGTAGAGATGCATCTAAAATCTTCGGACTGGTACGCGCATCATCATGAGGAAGATGAGAACTATAATAATGTTATTCTTCATGTTGTTTGGGAGGATGATGGCGAGGTTTTTAGAAATGATAATAGTAGTATTCCCACCTTAGAACTTCGTAAGTACATTCCATTACAGCTTTTGCAATCCTATCAAAAGCTATTCGATAAAAATGAAACACGTTTTATTAACTGCGAAAAAGACATTAAAGACGTTGATGATTTCTTGGTTAAAAATTGGTTAGAGCGACTTTATTTTGAAAGGCTAGAGGCGAAAGCCGAATTTGTATTTGACCTTTTGAAAAAATCCAACAATGATTGGGAGCAGGTTCTTTTTACTTTGCTTTTAAAGACTTTTGGACTTAAGATAAATGGAGCATCTTTTTTAAGCTTGGGTTCTGCTCTTGATTTTTCTGTTTTTAGAAAACAGCAAGAGAATGTTTTTCAGATGGAGAGCTTGTTGTTTGGTATGACTCATTTATTAGAAGATGAAGAAGTCTTGGATGAAAACTATATACAACTCAAAAAAGAGTACGCTTACCAGAAGAAAAAATATAATTTAAATGATAAAAGCGTTCTGAAACCACAATTCTTCAAACTAAGACCGCCCAATTTCCCAACTATCCGCTTATCGCAATTGGCTAATCTATACGCTACACATTCATCATTGTTTCAAAAAGTAGTAACGGCAGCAGGTGTAGATGAAATGTACATGTTGTTTGGGGTTTCTGCTAGCCCGTATTGGAACAATCATTTTACATTTGGTAAGGAATCAAAAAAGAATACAAAAAAACTTACCCCAAAGTTCATTGATCTATTGATGGTCAATGCTATTTTACCACTACAATTTTGTTATGCCAAATACCAGGGTAGGGATGTTAATGAGAGCATTATTCATATCATCTCAAAAATTAAAAAAGAAGAAAATACTGTAGTGCGTAATTTTAAAACACACGGTCTCGTTGTTGCCAGTGCGCAAGAGAGTCAAGCTTTGTTGCAACTGTATAATGAGTATTGTACTCAAAACAAATGTTTGCAATGTGTTATAGGTACTAGTTTATTGCGTTGAAATGGTTAAATTTGATTTCTTGATTATGATAAATACTCTTTTAAGAGTTTGTCCTGTCTATACACAGATTTAATATGAACATTTTCTACAAATTACTTTATTATTTTCAGAAACGTGGTTTTGAGGTATGCCGTAGAATTGCGGAAAGATTAGGTATTAGGGCTAGAGTAGTCCGTACATCATTTATCTATCTAACTTTTGTAACCCTTGGTTTTGGTTTTGCACTTTATTTGTTTTTGGCTTTTTGGCTAGGAATAAAAGATCTGATGTATACAAAACGTACTTCCGTTTTTGATTTATGAAGATTACACAATTCTTTCAGTCTAGAATGAATATAGCGCTGACTTTAATGTCAAGCGTGCTAATAATTGGTGTTCTGGGTTATCGTTTTCTATCGGAGCTTTCTTGGATAGATGCGCTTTACATGACCATTATTACAGTTACTACTGTAGGTTTTTCCGAAGTTGGGCCAATGGATACCCAAGAAAAATTATTCACTGTAGTATTGATTATACTTAGTATTTTCATTTTTGCATTTGCTATCTCGGTTATTACCGAATATATTTTGAGTAGAAATTCACTAGAGGAATTAAAAAACAAAAAAGTGAAAAATAAGATAGAAAACCTTACTGATCATGTTATTGTATGTGGTTTTGGTAGAAACGGAATGCAGGCCGTTAAACGATTGACAGCCTACAATAAGTCATTTGTAATTATCGAAAGGGATAAGGAGGTTATTGAAAAATATGATGAAGATGTTCTATTTGTGGAAGGCGATGCTAACGAAGACGAAGTTTTACAAGCAGCAGGTATTAATCGTGCTAGGTATCTGATAACAGCACTTCCCGATGATGCTACCAATCTTTTTGTAGTGTTATCTGCAAGACAATTGAACAAAGCACTTTTTATAGTTACCAGAGCATCTTTGCAGACTTCACAGAAAAAATTGCTTTTGGCCGGCGCCGATAAAGTAATTATGCCAGATAAAATTGGTGGAGACCATATGGCTTCATTGATTGTAATGCCTGACTTAATTACTTTTATGGATAAGCTGGGTGTAGAAGGCGAACATACCACCAATTTGGAAGAGGTTGCTATTGAAGATTTTAAAGAACAAGTGGAATGTAATTCTTTGCGTGATTTAGATCTTAGAAGACGAACAGGCTGTACCATAATTGGTTACATAGAACCGGATGGTAATTACATCATTAATCCTGAAGCAGATTTACAATTGCAACCAATGAGTAAAGTTATTGTTTTGGGTAGGCCAGAGCAAATACGGAAATTAAATGAAATGTTTAAGATAGGTTAATCCCATCTACGTTAATTGAACATTATTATTTGATTGTGTTACTATTTTTTATGATATTGCCGCAATTGTGTTAAAACCATTGATGAGCACTGAACCGACAAAAATACATATGAAGAAATTTACCTTATTGTTTTTCCTACTACTTGGTGTAGTGGCCTTTTCTCAAGAACTTGTTGTAAAAGGCAAGGTTTACAATCCGTCAGCACAAATAAACGATGGTGTTATTGAGTTAGATGTAACGGGAGGGACACCTCCATATGTTTATAAATGGAGTAATCAGTCAACTGCTTTGTCTTCTAAAAGAGCCAGTGGGCTTGTAGAAGGTGTGCCTTATGATGTATTGATTACCGATTCTGCGGGTAATTCGGAAACAAAAGTATTTGAAATAGAACCCGCAGCAATAGCTGAAATTTTTAATGGTACAATGACCCCTGCGGTAAGCGCATTGGGTGCTATACTTTTTTGGGATCCTTTTGCTGCTGTAGGGATTTATGATCCTGTAGTTTACGCAGATGTTAAATTGGTGGGTACCCCGGGGTGGACCAATGAAACTGAAAATAGATTCGTTCTCAAAAAATGGCTGAAGCCTGAAGGAGCTAAGGTCAAGAAAGGTGATAATATCGCTATAGTTTCGAGTAATGATGAACAAGATTTAACTGTCACTGCTACTGTTACTGGAGAATTAAAGTATTTGGTAAGTGAAGGTAAAGTCATTTACAATTCTGAAAATGCAAAACATGTTATTGAGTCGGGCGCGCATTACTTAGCAGAAATTAAGTATGATGAGCCTTTGGTTATGGTACATCCAAATGGAGACCCAATTACTAAGCCTATCCCCTTTATTGTAATTTGGTTGGTCTTAGGAGCTACTTTCTTTACGATTAGAATGGGCTTTATTAATATTAGAGGCTTTGGGCACTCTATTGATTTAGCAAGAGGAAAGTATGATGATCCTGATGCACCTGGTCAAGTAACACATTTCCAGGCTTTGGCAACAGCGGTATCAGGTACAGTAGGGCTCGGTAATATTGCGGGTGTTGCAGTAGCCGTTTCCTTAGGTGGTGCAGGAGCAACATTTTGGATGATTGTTTGTGGTTTATTGGGGATGTCTTCTAAATTTGTTGAATGTACGTTAGGTGTAAAATATAGAGATATATTACCAGATGGAAGGGTTTTTGGAGGCCCAATGAATTATTTAAGGTACGGACTAGAGAAGCGTGGTATGAAAGGCTTTGGTAAAGTCTTAGCAGGTTTCTTTGCTGTCTTGGCAATTGGCGCATCTTTTGGTGGTGGAAACATGTTCCAGGCGAATCAATCTTTTGAGCAATTGGCAGGACAATTTCCAGCTTTGGTTGGTCAAGGATTTTGGTTTGGTGTTGTTACGGCAATTCTTGTAGGTGTTGTAATTATAGGTGGAATTAATAGTATAGCTAATGTTACGGGTAAGATTGTTCCTTTAATGGCTTCGGTTTATATCATAGCGGCTTTGGCAGTGATTATTATGAACATTGAAAACATAGGGCCTGCATTTACGGCAATATGGGAAGGAGCTTTTAGTCCATCTGCTTTAAAAGGTGGGGTTATAGGTGTTCTGGTAATTGGCTTTCAGAGGGCGGCCTTCTCTAATGAGGCGGGCGTTGGTTCCGCGGCCATTGCGCATAGTACTGCAAAAACCAATCATCCTCCATCAGAAGGTTTTGTAGCTCTTCTTGAGCCTTTCTTAGATACGGTGGTAGTTTGTACGCTTACAGCTCTCGTGCTTATTTTTACAGGTATGCACGAAGTAGAAGGTATGGCAGGAGCACAGTTGACTTCAGATGCATTCGGAAGCCAAATTTCATGGTTTCCATACGTATTGGCTTTAGCGGTATTCCTTTTTGCTTTTTCTACAATGATATCATGGTCATACTATGGCATGCGTGCTTGGACATACCTTTTTGGAAAAAGTAAAAAATCAGAGATGGTCTACAAGATGCTTTTCTTAGTATTTGTAGTTATTGGCGCTTCTGTTAGTTTGGGAGCTGTATTGGATTTCTCAGATATGATGATTCTGGCCATGTCGTTCCCAAATATCATTGGTCTTTATATCATGTCGGGTGAGGTTAAGAGCGACTTAGGTACATACTGGAAGAAACTTAAGAAAAACGAACTTTTTAAAAAGCAGATAACCGCTAAGGAATAGTTAATATATCTTATTTAGCGGATGAAAAATTTCAAATCCCACTTCAGGTTCAATAAGCAAGAACGAAGTGGGGTTTTTTATTTGCTGTTCATAATAGTAACGCTTCAGTTAGCATATTTCGTTCTTCGTTCATCCGGAGCTGCTGAGATTAATAATTCTTTTATTGAGAATGAACCATTACAAGCACGGATAGATAGTCTAAAGGTTCGGGAGCAACTAAAAGACTCTATTAAGATTTACCCTTTTAATCCTAATTATATAACGGACTTTAAGGGCTATACCTTGGGGTTGTCCGTAGAAGAAATTGATAGGTTACATGATTTCAGAAATAATGGAAAATTTGTAAATTCGGCAGAAGACTTTCAAAAAGTAACCCAAGTTTCAGATTCCTTGCTACAAATAATTTCTCCTTATTTTAAGTTTCCTGAATGGACGCAGCGCAAAGCAAAGTCCACTTCATCTTATAAAAGATCATCTACAGAACAAGAAAGAGGTGTTAGAAAGGCGGAATCAAAATTTGCAGTTTCCGATTTAAATTCTGCAACTATTGAAGAACTTCGGCAAATTAACGGAATTGGTGAAAAGCTTTCTGCTAGAATTGTAAAATTTCGGGATAGGTTAGGAGGGTTTTTGGTAAATGAACAATTGTATGATGTGTATGGTTTGGAGCCTGAAGTTGTAGAACGAACTTTGAAACGATTTCAAGTGCTGAAAAAACCAATTATCGAGAAAATTAACATAAATACAGCATCAGCTAAAAATCTATCTAAATTAGTATATCTTCAAAAAAGTGTCTCTGAGGGCATAGTAAATTACAGAACTGACAAAGGAACTATACTTTCTTTTGATGAATTATCAAAAATAGAAGATTTTCCATTTGAGAAGATTGATAGAATTAAGTTATATTTGACCCTATAAATTTAATTGCAATGCAAAGCATGTACTTTACGGAAGAACATCAATTATTTAGAGAGAGTCTCCGAGATTTTTTAAAGAAAGAAGTAGTACCTCATATAGATAAATGGGAAGCTTCGGGAACCATAGAATCCTTTATTTGGAAAAAATTTGGTGATATGGGCTATTTTGGTCTCGCAACCCCTGAAACTTATGATGGTTTAGGGTTGGATCTCTTCTATA includes:
- a CDS encoding YceI family protein, which gives rise to MKKGVFSLALALVFGVATATEPVAEEKKEVKTETSTVTWKAYKVTGSHTGTVNLKSGSLAFDGDKLTGGEFVVDMTTLVTTDLEGESKGKLEGHLKSEDFFSTEKNTEATLVFTGVEATGKNAYEVTGDLTIKGITKPITFDVSVYGSKATASVKVDRTAYDIKYGSGSFFENLGDKAIYDEFDLVVDLEF
- a CDS encoding MarR family winged helix-turn-helix transcriptional regulator: MNVEDIIKTEKEIPLKSRTLIHFLLVNNTITEALSAALKPYGVSLQQFNVLRILRGQNEKPASLATLNERMVTKMSNTTRLVDKLLLKGYVERKVCPSNRRKVEIRITEEGLLILKKMDTSMSEAEDNVLQNLSDKEMEQLNILFNKFE
- a CDS encoding rhodanese-like domain-containing protein, producing MNLSQEEWEEQLAKDDNALILDVRTPQEIEEGYIPNSTNIDFYLGQDFLNEIEKLDKSKNYYVYCRSGNRSGQACAIMNSVGIENTYNLEGGFMNWDGAIEGE
- a CDS encoding DUF2851 family protein, with protein sequence MREDLLHFIWKYKKLQLTDLETTQGERVSLLDFGTHNLLAGPDFFNAKINIDDQVWAGNVEMHLKSSDWYAHHHEEDENYNNVILHVVWEDDGEVFRNDNSSIPTLELRKYIPLQLLQSYQKLFDKNETRFINCEKDIKDVDDFLVKNWLERLYFERLEAKAEFVFDLLKKSNNDWEQVLFTLLLKTFGLKINGASFLSLGSALDFSVFRKQQENVFQMESLLFGMTHLLEDEEVLDENYIQLKKEYAYQKKKYNLNDKSVLKPQFFKLRPPNFPTIRLSQLANLYATHSSLFQKVVTAAGVDEMYMLFGVSASPYWNNHFTFGKESKKNTKKLTPKFIDLLMVNAILPLQFCYAKYQGRDVNESIIHIISKIKKEENTVVRNFKTHGLVVASAQESQALLQLYNEYCTQNKCLQCVIGTSLLR
- a CDS encoding PspC domain-containing protein; amino-acid sequence: MNIFYKLLYYFQKRGFEVCRRIAERLGIRARVVRTSFIYLTFVTLGFGFALYLFLAFWLGIKDLMYTKRTSVFDL
- a CDS encoding potassium channel family protein is translated as MKITQFFQSRMNIALTLMSSVLIIGVLGYRFLSELSWIDALYMTIITVTTVGFSEVGPMDTQEKLFTVVLIILSIFIFAFAISVITEYILSRNSLEELKNKKVKNKIENLTDHVIVCGFGRNGMQAVKRLTAYNKSFVIIERDKEVIEKYDEDVLFVEGDANEDEVLQAAGINRARYLITALPDDATNLFVVLSARQLNKALFIVTRASLQTSQKKLLLAGADKVIMPDKIGGDHMASLIVMPDLITFMDKLGVEGEHTTNLEEVAIEDFKEQVECNSLRDLDLRRRTGCTIIGYIEPDGNYIINPEADLQLQPMSKVIVLGRPEQIRKLNEMFKIG